The Tistrella mobilis genome window below encodes:
- a CDS encoding anti-virulence regulator CigR family protein, which yields MSEHLFIRQRPMARRLAVLAISLIALPGVMAGAGAFNSALADPPPHAKGGGPKHDKDERDHRHHHRGPDQDDHRYDHRHDDRAPALINVNIITGDERRIITDYVGHHHGQFGYEPLPPGIARNLARGKPLPPGVAKKRLPPPLYDRLPRREGYEWIQAGRDILLIAAATGVIVDILNNAVD from the coding sequence ATGTCTGAGCACCTGTTCATCCGGCAGCGGCCGATGGCGCGCCGTCTGGCCGTTCTGGCCATATCCCTGATCGCCCTGCCCGGTGTCATGGCCGGGGCCGGCGCCTTCAATTCCGCCCTGGCCGACCCGCCCCCGCATGCAAAGGGCGGCGGGCCGAAGCATGACAAGGATGAACGCGACCATCGCCATCATCATCGTGGCCCCGACCAGGACGACCACCGGTACGACCACCGCCATGACGATCGCGCACCGGCCCTGATCAATGTGAACATCATCACCGGCGACGAGCGCCGGATCATCACCGACTATGTCGGTCACCATCACGGCCAGTTCGGCTACGAACCGCTGCCGCCGGGCATCGCGCGCAATCTGGCGCGGGGCAAACCGCTGCCGCCGGGGGTCGCGAAGAAGCGCCTGCCGCCCCCTCTCTACGATCGCCTGCCCCGGCGCGAGGGCTATGAATGGATCCAGGCCGGCCGCGACATCCTGCTGATTGCAGCGGCGACCGGCGTGATCGTCGATATCCTGAACAACGCCGTCGACTGA
- a CDS encoding DUF6362 family protein has translation MARSPEALGSLDEMEGGMFGAPRAQDLLAPVKALFDEAAQTLRRLPPAERPQRARISWDDLGVGSGRPAGGRREAGGRGLAPDPAQISRLDLALEISLRLEPVHRRIIWARAEGRLWKVIAGDLGLDRTTCWRHWQRALGQAALIHALLVTEHRSRARM, from the coding sequence ATGGCACGCAGCCCTGAAGCCCTGGGATCCCTCGACGAGATGGAGGGGGGCATGTTCGGCGCGCCCCGCGCGCAGGACCTTCTGGCGCCGGTGAAGGCGCTGTTCGACGAGGCGGCGCAGACGCTGCGCCGGCTGCCGCCGGCCGAGCGGCCGCAGCGGGCGCGGATCTCGTGGGATGATCTGGGGGTCGGCAGCGGCCGCCCCGCGGGTGGGCGTCGCGAGGCCGGGGGCCGCGGGCTCGCCCCCGATCCGGCGCAGATCTCGCGCCTGGATCTGGCACTGGAGATCAGCCTGCGGCTGGAGCCGGTGCACCGGCGGATCATCTGGGCGCGGGCGGAAGGCCGGCTGTGGAAGGTGATCGCCGGCGATCTGGGGCTGGACCGCACCACCTGCTGGCGCCACTGGCAGCGGGCGCTGGGTCAGGCGGCGCTGATCCACGCCCTGCTGGTCACGGAACACCGCAGCCGGGCACGCATGTAA
- a CDS encoding XRE family transcriptional regulator yields the protein MATPLIKRNMSVLAIALCGHIDHFMAMQNRIREWRERRGLTMHELGQRVGTEASQINKLEKGSRRLTAEWMSRLARALDCAPADLLVSDHPPPAAGELGEPAVLPPLPPHPAAVLHAGFGVEPAHETTTPPGASPRDLPVYGAAMGGDDGAFDFNGTVNEYVARPPILAGVANGYAVYVQGESMEPRYFAGELVHVNPNRPITPGCFVVVQIRTGDPHVPTRGLIKQFVRRTATRLHLRQFNPQGELEHELGQVLSIHRIVGASDYG from the coding sequence ATGGCCACCCCTCTGATCAAGCGAAATATGTCCGTTTTGGCCATTGCACTTTGCGGCCACATCGACCATTTTATGGCCATGCAGAACCGCATCCGCGAGTGGCGCGAACGGCGCGGGCTGACCATGCATGAGCTGGGACAGCGCGTAGGAACCGAGGCGTCACAAATCAACAAGCTGGAAAAGGGCTCCCGCCGGCTGACCGCCGAGTGGATGAGCCGGCTCGCGCGGGCGCTGGATTGCGCGCCGGCCGATCTGCTGGTTTCGGACCACCCGCCCCCGGCGGCGGGTGAGCTCGGCGAACCGGCGGTTCTGCCCCCGTTGCCCCCCCATCCCGCGGCAGTGCTCCATGCCGGCTTCGGTGTCGAACCGGCCCATGAGACGACAACGCCGCCCGGTGCTTCACCACGTGACCTTCCGGTCTATGGTGCAGCCATGGGCGGCGATGACGGGGCGTTCGATTTCAACGGTACGGTCAACGAATACGTCGCCCGGCCGCCGATTTTGGCCGGAGTGGCCAACGGCTATGCGGTCTATGTTCAGGGGGAGAGCATGGAGCCGCGCTATTTCGCCGGCGAACTGGTCCATGTGAACCCCAACCGGCCGATCACGCCCGGCTGCTTCGTGGTGGTCCAGATCCGCACCGGCGACCCGCATGTACCGACCCGCGGGCTGATCAAGCAGTTCGTCCGGCGCACCGCGACCCGGCTGCATCTGCGCCAGTTCAATCCGCAGGGCGAGCTGGAGCACGAGCTTGGTCAGGTGCTGAGCATCCACCGGATCGTCGGCGCCAGCGATTACGGCTGA
- a CDS encoding glycoside hydrolase family 108 protein: protein MDMSSPDAAFRSRLFEASLQVVLTWEGGETVSDDPMDPGGITRWGISLAFLRRLEPGAGADRIRALGREDAAAIYAREFWQPIRGDQLPPPLALFTFDSAVNLGVPRAVRLLQQAVGADVDGIMGPRTVNAARAAAQRPQRLTQALADMAAGRLQIYATRPGFPRFGRGWTRRVLDVHGRAVALATEEGAAA from the coding sequence ATGGACATGTCTTCTCCCGATGCCGCCTTCCGTTCCCGCCTGTTCGAGGCGAGCCTTCAGGTCGTGCTGACCTGGGAAGGCGGTGAGACCGTCTCCGACGATCCGATGGATCCCGGCGGCATCACCCGCTGGGGGATCAGCCTGGCCTTCCTGCGCCGGCTGGAACCGGGGGCCGGGGCCGACCGGATCCGCGCCCTCGGCCGCGAGGATGCGGCGGCGATCTATGCCCGCGAATTCTGGCAGCCCATCCGCGGCGATCAGCTGCCGCCGCCGCTTGCCCTCTTCACCTTCGACAGCGCCGTCAATCTGGGCGTGCCGCGGGCTGTGCGCCTGCTGCAACAGGCGGTCGGCGCCGATGTCGACGGCATCATGGGCCCGCGCACCGTCAATGCCGCCCGGGCCGCCGCCCAGCGGCCCCAGCGCCTGACCCAGGCGCTGGCCGACATGGCCGCAGGCCGCCTGCAGATCTATGCCACCCGCCCCGGCTTTCCGCGCTTCGGGCGCGGCTGGACCCGCCGGGTGCTGGATGTTCACGGGCGGGCCGTGGCGCTCGCCACCGAAGAAGGAGCCGCAGCATGA
- a CDS encoding phage holin family protein, translating into MHDLLQGLWSAMRETADLLGLTVIAAYLGRLLVHVGEVQRGRRRFFSTHLLWELVTAIAIGIVADGIAHQLGLTGPPRTAAIVAIAYLGPRGLEEVIVRLIAVRRS; encoded by the coding sequence ATGCACGACCTTCTCCAGGGCCTGTGGTCGGCGATGCGTGAAACCGCCGACCTCCTGGGCCTGACCGTGATTGCCGCCTATCTGGGCCGGCTGCTCGTCCATGTGGGCGAAGTGCAGCGCGGCCGGCGGCGCTTTTTCAGCACCCATCTCCTGTGGGAACTGGTGACCGCGATCGCGATCGGCATCGTCGCCGACGGCATCGCCCATCAGCTGGGCCTGACCGGCCCGCCCCGCACCGCGGCCATCGTGGCCATCGCCTATCTGGGCCCGCGAGGCCTTGAAGAAGTCATCGTGCGGCTGATCGCCGTGCGCCGCAGCTGA
- a CDS encoding iron-containing alcohol dehydrogenase, translated as MNKGVIACAPMEQVVYGTPAAEAVAAEAARIGAGRVFLLHSGTLDRETDEIARIRDALGDRLVGSSADMPPHSPRARVIALGQTLRESGADLLVTVGGGSITDGGKVARLAAKMGWTDPAEMEPHHMYPSEDGGIVVPQVPDPDIPQIAVPTSLSGGEFFPLGGSTDEVTGLKQGYLSRGMGPRVVVLDPAITRHTPEWLWLSTGVRALDHAMETLGSLLSNDYCDGIAACALELLAEGLPRVKADPEDLEARLKCQIGVWQSMIPIVAGVPMGASHAIGHMLGGVAGVAHGHTSCVMAPAVLRFNAPVNAARQARIARSLGAAAGETAADAADRFIASLGMPRSLSAVGVTAADFDRIAEATMHDIWIRTNPRPVDGPATVRGILESAA; from the coding sequence ATGAACAAGGGTGTGATCGCCTGCGCGCCGATGGAGCAGGTGGTTTACGGAACGCCGGCCGCCGAGGCGGTGGCGGCGGAAGCCGCCCGGATCGGAGCCGGCCGGGTGTTTCTGCTGCATTCCGGCACGCTCGACCGCGAAACCGACGAGATCGCCCGCATCCGCGACGCCCTGGGTGACCGGCTGGTCGGCAGCAGCGCCGACATGCCGCCCCACAGCCCGCGCGCCCGGGTGATCGCACTTGGCCAGACCCTGCGGGAGAGCGGCGCCGATCTGCTGGTCACCGTCGGCGGCGGCTCGATCACCGATGGCGGCAAGGTCGCCCGGCTGGCGGCGAAGATGGGCTGGACCGATCCGGCCGAAATGGAACCGCATCATATGTACCCGTCGGAAGACGGCGGCATCGTGGTGCCGCAGGTCCCCGATCCCGACATCCCGCAGATCGCCGTGCCCACCTCTCTGTCGGGCGGCGAGTTCTTTCCGCTGGGCGGCAGCACCGACGAGGTGACCGGGCTGAAGCAGGGCTATCTCAGCCGCGGCATGGGGCCGCGCGTGGTGGTGCTGGACCCGGCCATCACCCGCCACACCCCCGAATGGCTGTGGCTGTCGACCGGCGTGCGGGCGCTGGACCATGCCATGGAGACGCTGGGCTCCCTGCTGTCCAATGATTATTGCGACGGCATCGCCGCCTGCGCGCTGGAGCTGCTGGCCGAAGGCCTGCCGCGGGTGAAGGCCGATCCCGAGGATCTGGAGGCCCGGCTGAAATGCCAGATCGGCGTCTGGCAGAGCATGATCCCGATCGTGGCCGGGGTGCCGATGGGGGCGAGCCACGCCATCGGCCATATGCTGGGCGGCGTGGCCGGGGTGGCCCATGGCCACACCTCCTGCGTGATGGCACCGGCGGTGCTGCGCTTCAACGCGCCGGTCAATGCCGCGCGTCAGGCCCGGATCGCCCGGAGCCTGGGCGCCGCAGCGGGCGAAACTGCGGCCGATGCCGCCGACCGCTTCATCGCATCCCTCGGCATGCCGCGCAGCCTGTCGGCGGTGGGCGTGACCGCGGCCGATTTCGACCGCATCGCCGAGGCGACCATGCACGACATCTGGATCCGCACCAATCCGCGCCCTGTCGACGGCCCCGCAACCGTGCGCGGCATTCTGGAAAGCGCCGCCTGA
- a CDS encoding TetR/AcrR family transcriptional regulator encodes MDEQGEGGGRAAAGGGRMSRRGGVMRDEVIAFKRERILEEAAAAFYEHGYQGTTLEAVAARLGVTKPFIYYHFRNKAEILSEICRRGITEAVAALDAALAAEGTPDQRLAAAIEAITRTVLEQQAYTAIYFREEKNYPADDAVELNRRRKAFDHKLSALLKEGVAAGVFEIEDVRLTALAIGGMISWAFTWYNPQGRLSTAEICRGMAGLVLRMVRRPE; translated from the coding sequence ATGGATGAGCAGGGCGAGGGCGGCGGCAGGGCGGCGGCAGGCGGCGGGCGGATGTCCCGGCGCGGCGGCGTCATGCGCGACGAAGTGATCGCCTTCAAGCGCGAACGGATTCTGGAAGAGGCGGCCGCCGCCTTCTACGAGCACGGCTATCAGGGCACCACGCTGGAGGCGGTCGCCGCCCGGCTGGGGGTGACCAAACCGTTCATCTACTATCATTTCCGCAACAAGGCCGAGATCCTGTCCGAGATCTGCCGCCGCGGCATCACCGAGGCGGTGGCGGCGCTGGATGCGGCGCTTGCGGCCGAGGGCACGCCCGATCAGCGGCTGGCGGCGGCGATCGAGGCGATCACCCGTACCGTGCTGGAACAGCAGGCTTATACTGCGATCTATTTTCGCGAAGAGAAGAATTATCCCGCCGATGATGCGGTGGAGCTGAACCGCCGGCGCAAGGCCTTCGACCACAAGCTTTCGGCGCTGCTGAAGGAAGGTGTGGCGGCCGGCGTGTTCGAGATCGAGGATGTGCGCCTCACGGCGCTCGCCATCGGCGGCATGATTTCCTGGGCCTTCACCTGGTACAACCCGCAGGGCCGGCTGTCGACTGCCGAGATCTGCCGGGGCATGGCCGGGCTGGTGCTGCGCATGGTCCGGCGCCCCGAATAG